In one window of Erwinia tasmaniensis Et1/99 DNA:
- the glgX gene encoding glycogen debranching protein GlgX, producing the protein MMPIRDGQPAPRGASYDGKGVNFSLFSQRAERVELCLYDDDGVETRLDLPAHSGDIWHGYLPAVRPGQRYGYRVHGPWQPQQGLRFNPAKLLLDPCARGIEGEVTDNPCFQSGEEQPDTLDSGPLAPKGVVLADDFDWEDDTWPRVPWGSTVIYEAHVRGLTQLHPGIPAEMRGTYAALGHPVMIDYFQRLGITSLQLLPVACFASEPRLLRLGLSNYWGYNPLACYALESRYACGQNPREEFQQAVKTLHQAGIEVILDVVFNHSAELDENGPTLSMRGIDNPTYYWLDGQGNYDNWTGCGNTQNLVHPEAVASTLDCLRYWVEECHIDGFRFDLATTLGRTPEYRRDAPLFQAIAADPLLAQCKIIAEPWDIGPRGYQVGNFPPPFAEWNDHFRDTARRYWLHGDFSNGDFARRFAASSDLFQKQGRLPSASLNYITAHDGFTLRDLVSFEHKHNEANGEDNRDGSNNNFSYNHGVEGLKAPLLVTEHRRRSIHALLTTLLLAQGTPMLLAGDEHGHSQHGNNNAYCQDNVLTWLDWKHGDRGLFSFTAALIHLRRRIPALQQDRWWQEGDGSVEWLNGQGRQLNRLEWEQGVHRLQIRLSKQWLITLNATEEVCDLVLPPGKWHAVPPFAGEDNPILLTVWHGAAQGVCVFQEKS; encoded by the coding sequence ATGATGCCGATACGGGATGGGCAACCCGCGCCGCGTGGCGCCAGCTACGATGGCAAAGGGGTGAACTTCAGCCTGTTTTCGCAGCGCGCCGAGCGCGTTGAGCTGTGCCTGTATGACGATGACGGCGTTGAAACGCGGCTCGACCTGCCGGCGCACAGCGGCGATATCTGGCACGGATACCTGCCCGCCGTTCGCCCCGGTCAACGTTATGGTTATCGGGTACACGGCCCGTGGCAGCCGCAGCAGGGGCTGCGCTTCAACCCGGCGAAACTGCTGCTGGACCCCTGCGCGCGCGGGATAGAGGGTGAAGTTACCGACAACCCCTGTTTCCAGAGCGGCGAGGAGCAGCCGGACACGTTGGACAGCGGCCCACTGGCACCAAAAGGCGTAGTGCTGGCAGATGATTTTGACTGGGAAGATGATACCTGGCCGCGTGTACCCTGGGGCAGTACGGTGATTTATGAAGCCCATGTACGCGGTCTGACCCAGCTGCATCCGGGCATTCCGGCAGAGATGCGTGGCACCTATGCCGCGCTCGGCCATCCGGTGATGATTGACTATTTCCAGCGTCTTGGCATCACCAGCCTCCAGCTGCTGCCGGTGGCCTGTTTTGCCAGCGAGCCCCGGCTGCTGCGCCTCGGGCTGAGTAATTACTGGGGCTACAACCCGCTGGCCTGTTATGCGCTGGAATCTCGCTATGCCTGCGGGCAGAACCCACGGGAAGAGTTTCAGCAGGCGGTAAAAACGCTGCACCAGGCCGGGATTGAAGTGATCCTCGATGTGGTGTTTAACCACAGCGCCGAGCTTGATGAGAACGGCCCAACGCTGTCGATGCGCGGGATCGACAATCCGACCTACTACTGGCTGGACGGGCAGGGCAACTACGACAACTGGACCGGCTGTGGCAACACGCAAAATCTGGTTCACCCGGAGGCCGTGGCATCGACCCTGGACTGCCTGCGTTACTGGGTGGAGGAGTGCCATATTGACGGGTTTCGTTTCGACCTGGCGACCACGCTGGGGCGCACGCCTGAATACCGCCGCGATGCGCCGCTCTTTCAGGCGATAGCCGCCGACCCGCTGTTGGCCCAGTGCAAGATTATTGCCGAGCCGTGGGATATCGGGCCGCGCGGTTATCAGGTAGGAAACTTCCCGCCGCCGTTTGCCGAATGGAATGACCACTTCCGCGATACCGCCCGGCGCTACTGGCTACATGGTGACTTTTCTAACGGCGATTTCGCGCGGCGCTTTGCCGCTTCCAGCGATCTGTTCCAGAAGCAGGGGCGCCTGCCCTCCGCCAGCCTTAACTACATTACCGCCCATGACGGCTTCACCCTGCGCGATCTGGTCAGTTTTGAACATAAGCATAACGAGGCTAACGGTGAGGATAACCGTGACGGCAGCAATAATAATTTCAGCTACAACCACGGCGTGGAAGGGCTAAAAGCGCCGTTATTGGTCACCGAGCACCGGCGGCGCAGCATACACGCGCTGTTAACCACCCTGCTGCTGGCACAGGGTACGCCAATGTTGCTGGCGGGCGATGAACATGGCCACAGCCAGCACGGCAACAACAACGCCTACTGTCAGGACAATGTGCTGACGTGGCTCGACTGGAAGCATGGCGATCGCGGGTTGTTCTCTTTCACCGCCGCGTTAATCCATTTGCGACGCCGCATTCCTGCCCTGCAACAGGATCGCTGGTGGCAGGAAGGGGATGGCAGCGTGGAATGGCTCAACGGCCAGGGACGGCAGCTAAACAGGCTTGAGTGGGAGCAGGGCGTGCATCGTCTGCAAATAAGGTTGTCAAAACAATGGCTTATCACGCTTAACGCCACCGAAGAAGTGTGCGACCTGGTGTTACCCCCTGGGAAATGGCATGCCGTACCGCCTTTTGCCGGTGAGGATAACCCCATCCTGTTAACCGTCTGGCATGGAGCCGCTCAGGGAGTGTGCGTGTTCCAGGAAAAATCATAA
- the glgB gene encoding 1,4-alpha-glucan branching enzyme, which produces MSELVDRHVINAVVSGHFADPFSVLGMHQTHLGLEVRALLPDASEVWVIDTRTGNPCVQLECLDACGFFHAVIPRRKKPFRYQLAVTWHGQQTLIDDAYRFGPLLPEMDSWLLAEGTHLRPYETLGAHGCVIDGVTGTRFAVWAPNAQRVSVVGEFNYWDGRRHPMRLRRELGVWELFIPGARDGQLYKFDIIDNHGQLRLKADPYAFEAQMRPQSASVICGIPEKTTLSPQRQRANGFDAPISIYEVHLGSWRRHTDNHYWLSYQELAQQLVPYAKEMGFTHLELMPVNEHPFDGSWGYQPLGMYAPTRRFGTRDDFRAFITAAHQAGLNVLLDWVPGHFPADDFGLAKFDGSELYEHGDPREGFHQDWNTLIYNFGRREVSNYLAGNALYWIERFGIDGLRVDAVASMIYRDYSRTDGEWVPNHFGGRENLEAIAFLRYTNHTLGHAAPGAISIAEESTDFNGVSRPPETGGLGFWFKWDLGWMHDTLDYMKLDPIYRRHHHNLMTFGMLYNNTENFVLPLSHDEVVHGKGSILDRMPGDAWQKFANLRAYYGWMFGFPGKKLLFMGNEFAQGKEWNHDTSLDWHLLEGEDGWHHGVQRLVRDLNHTYRAQPPLYQQDFDPAGFEWLVVDDVDNSVFVFVRRDCDGNELIVASNFTPVTRHDYRFGVSQAGRWREVLNTDSGHYHGSNVGNLGAVSTDEWGSHNRSHSLSLTLPPLATLWLVREA; this is translated from the coding sequence ATGTCAGAGCTAGTGGATCGTCATGTCATTAATGCAGTTGTCTCCGGTCACTTTGCCGATCCCTTTTCCGTCCTGGGGATGCACCAAACCCACCTCGGTCTGGAGGTGCGCGCCCTGTTGCCAGACGCCAGCGAAGTCTGGGTTATCGACACCCGCACCGGTAATCCATGCGTGCAGCTTGAGTGCCTTGACGCGTGTGGTTTTTTTCATGCGGTGATACCCAGGCGTAAAAAGCCGTTTCGTTATCAGCTGGCCGTCACCTGGCACGGTCAGCAAACTCTGATCGATGATGCTTATCGTTTTGGCCCGCTGCTGCCAGAAATGGACAGCTGGCTGTTGGCGGAAGGAACGCATCTGCGCCCCTATGAAACCCTGGGCGCTCACGGCTGTGTGATTGATGGCGTCACCGGCACGCGCTTTGCCGTCTGGGCACCTAATGCGCAGCGTGTTTCCGTGGTCGGCGAGTTCAACTACTGGGATGGACGTCGCCACCCGATGCGCCTGCGGCGCGAACTGGGGGTCTGGGAGCTGTTTATTCCCGGAGCGCGTGATGGGCAGCTCTACAAATTCGACATCATCGATAATCACGGTCAGCTACGGCTGAAGGCCGATCCCTATGCGTTTGAAGCGCAGATGCGCCCGCAAAGCGCATCGGTGATTTGCGGTATCCCTGAAAAGACCACGCTATCGCCCCAGCGCCAGCGCGCCAACGGCTTCGATGCGCCGATTTCCATCTATGAAGTACACCTCGGCTCCTGGCGGCGGCATACCGATAACCATTATTGGCTAAGTTATCAGGAGCTGGCGCAACAGCTGGTGCCCTATGCCAAAGAGATGGGTTTTACCCATCTTGAATTGATGCCGGTCAATGAGCATCCGTTTGACGGCAGCTGGGGCTATCAGCCGCTGGGCATGTACGCGCCCACCCGACGTTTTGGCACGCGCGATGATTTCCGTGCGTTTATTACCGCCGCCCATCAGGCTGGGCTAAACGTCCTGCTGGACTGGGTGCCCGGCCATTTTCCTGCGGATGATTTCGGCCTGGCGAAGTTTGACGGCAGCGAGCTGTATGAACACGGCGACCCGCGGGAAGGCTTTCATCAGGACTGGAATACGCTGATTTATAACTTTGGCCGCCGCGAAGTCAGTAACTATCTGGCGGGTAATGCGCTGTATTGGATCGAGCGCTTTGGCATTGACGGGCTGCGTGTGGATGCGGTGGCGTCAATGATCTACCGCGACTACAGCCGTACCGACGGGGAATGGGTGCCGAACCATTTCGGCGGACGGGAAAACCTCGAGGCCATCGCTTTTCTGCGCTATACCAACCATACGCTCGGCCACGCCGCGCCTGGGGCGATCAGCATCGCCGAAGAATCAACGGATTTTAACGGCGTATCGCGCCCGCCGGAAACGGGCGGGTTGGGGTTCTGGTTTAAATGGGATCTCGGCTGGATGCACGACACGCTGGACTATATGAAGCTCGACCCGATCTATCGCCGCCATCATCATAATCTGATGACCTTTGGCATGCTGTACAACAACACAGAAAACTTTGTGCTGCCGCTTTCTCACGATGAAGTGGTACACGGCAAGGGTTCAATCCTCGACCGTATGCCGGGGGATGCCTGGCAGAAGTTTGCCAATCTGCGCGCCTACTACGGCTGGATGTTCGGCTTTCCCGGCAAAAAACTGCTGTTTATGGGCAACGAATTCGCCCAGGGCAAAGAGTGGAACCACGACACCAGTCTGGACTGGCATTTACTGGAAGGGGAAGACGGCTGGCATCACGGCGTACAGCGCCTGGTGCGCGATCTGAATCACACCTACCGTGCACAGCCGCCGTTGTATCAGCAGGATTTTGACCCGGCGGGGTTTGAATGGCTGGTGGTGGATGACGTCGATAACTCGGTATTTGTCTTTGTGCGCCGCGATTGCGACGGCAATGAACTGATTGTTGCCAGTAATTTCACCCCGGTAACACGCCATGACTATCGCTTTGGCGTGTCGCAGGCAGGGCGCTGGCGCGAGGTGCTGAATACCGACTCCGGCCATTATCACGGCAGTAATGTCGGCAACCTCGGTGCGGTCAGTACCGATGAATGGGGCAGCCATAACCGCAGCCACTCCCTGAGCCTGACGCTGCCGCCGCTGGCAACGCTATGGCTGGTACGGGAGGCATAA
- the asd gene encoding aspartate-semialdehyde dehydrogenase, giving the protein MKTVGLIGWRGMVGSVLMQRMSEERDFDVIRPVFFSTSQHGQAAPSVGGQSTGTLQDASDIEALKALDIIITCQGGDYTSDIYPKLRAAGWQGYWIDAASTLRMADDAIIILDPVNHQVIRDGLERGVKTFVGGNCTVSLMLMSLGGLFANNLVEWASVATYQAASGGGARHMRELLTQMGMLHDNVAKELQNPASAILDIERKVTEMGRSGVLPTDNFGVPLAGSLIPWIDKPLENGQTREEWKGQAETNKILRTSHTIPVDGLCVRVGALRCHSQAFTLKLKKDLPLAEIERLLGDHNPWVKVVPNDRDITLRELTPAAVTGTLNTPVGRLRKLNMGPEYLSAFTVGDQLLWGAAEPLRRMLRLLVN; this is encoded by the coding sequence ATGAAAACAGTAGGGCTGATAGGCTGGCGCGGTATGGTGGGTTCCGTGCTGATGCAGCGCATGAGCGAAGAGCGTGATTTTGATGTGATTCGCCCGGTGTTTTTCTCTACCTCCCAGCATGGCCAGGCGGCACCGAGTGTTGGCGGGCAGTCGACGGGCACGCTACAGGATGCCAGCGACATTGAGGCGCTGAAAGCGCTGGATATCATCATTACCTGTCAGGGGGGTGACTATACCAGCGACATTTATCCTAAGCTGCGTGCTGCGGGCTGGCAGGGCTACTGGATTGATGCTGCCTCAACGCTGCGCATGGCAGACGATGCGATTATTATCCTCGACCCGGTTAACCATCAGGTGATCCGTGACGGTCTGGAGCGCGGAGTGAAAACCTTTGTTGGCGGTAACTGCACCGTCAGTCTGATGCTGATGTCGCTGGGCGGTCTGTTTGCCAATAACCTGGTGGAGTGGGCTTCTGTTGCCACCTATCAGGCGGCTTCTGGCGGCGGGGCGCGTCATATGCGCGAACTGCTCACCCAGATGGGGATGCTGCACGACAATGTGGCAAAAGAGCTGCAAAATCCGGCTTCCGCTATCCTCGATATCGAGCGTAAAGTGACCGAAATGGGGCGCAGCGGCGTGCTGCCAACCGACAATTTCGGCGTGCCGCTGGCGGGCAGCCTGATCCCGTGGATCGATAAGCCGCTGGAAAATGGCCAGACGCGTGAAGAGTGGAAGGGGCAGGCCGAAACCAACAAAATTCTGCGCACCAGCCATACTATCCCGGTTGATGGCCTTTGCGTGCGCGTGGGTGCGTTACGCTGCCACAGCCAGGCATTTACCCTGAAGTTGAAAAAAGATCTGCCGCTGGCAGAAATCGAACGGCTGCTGGGCGATCATAACCCATGGGTAAAAGTGGTGCCAAACGATCGTGACATCACCCTGCGTGAGCTGACGCCAGCGGCGGTAACCGGTACGCTGAATACGCCGGTTGGTCGTTTACGTAAGCTGAATATGGGGCCGGAATATCTCTCGGCCTTCACCGTGGGTGACCAGCTGCTATGGGGTGCCGCCGAACCGCTGCGCCGCATGCTGCGCCTGCTGGTGAATTAA
- the gntU gene encoding gluconate transporter, whose amino-acid sequence MSTATLVFTAAGSVLLLLFLVMKARMHAFVALMLVSIGAGLFSGMPLDKIADTMQKGMGGTLGFLAIVVALGAMFGKILHETGAVDQIAIRMLKTFGESRAHYAMGIAGLICALPLFFEVAVVLLISIAFAVARRTGDNLVKLVIPLFAGVAASAAFLLPGPAPMLLASQMHADFGWMILLGLCAAIPGMLIAGPLFGRFISQHVRFGLPSEGDHPEFDESKLPSFGFSLSLILFPLILVGLKTIGARFTTPGTSLYEWLEFIGHPFTAILLACLVAIYGLAYRQGMDKERVMQICGAALQPAGIILLVIGAGGVFKQVLVDSGVGPALGNALTGAGLPVALACFVLAGAVRIIQGSATVACLTAVGLIMPVIEPLHYSGAQMAALSICIAGGSIICSHVNDAGFWLFGRFTGASEGQTLKTWTLMETILGTVGAIVGMVAFELLS is encoded by the coding sequence ATGAGTACTGCAACGCTGGTCTTTACCGCGGCGGGTTCGGTGCTGCTGCTGCTGTTTTTGGTGATGAAAGCGCGTATGCACGCTTTCGTGGCGCTGATGCTGGTCTCCATTGGTGCGGGGCTGTTTTCCGGGATGCCGCTGGATAAAATCGCCGATACCATGCAGAAGGGCATGGGTGGCACGCTCGGATTTCTGGCTATCGTCGTCGCGCTTGGGGCGATGTTTGGCAAAATCCTGCATGAAACCGGCGCGGTCGATCAAATCGCTATCCGCATGCTGAAAACCTTTGGTGAAAGTCGCGCCCACTACGCGATGGGGATCGCCGGGCTGATTTGCGCCCTGCCGCTATTTTTTGAAGTGGCGGTGGTCTTATTAATCAGTATTGCTTTTGCCGTCGCCCGCCGCACCGGAGACAACCTGGTGAAGCTGGTGATCCCGCTGTTTGCCGGGGTAGCCGCCTCTGCGGCCTTCCTGCTGCCTGGGCCGGCACCGATGCTGCTGGCGTCACAGATGCACGCCGACTTTGGCTGGATGATCCTGCTGGGGCTGTGTGCCGCCATTCCGGGGATGCTGATTGCCGGGCCGCTGTTTGGCCGCTTTATCAGTCAGCACGTCCGGTTTGGTCTGCCTTCTGAAGGTGACCACCCCGAGTTTGATGAAAGCAAACTGCCGTCATTTGGCTTCAGCCTGTCGCTGATCCTGTTTCCGCTGATCCTGGTGGGATTAAAGACCATCGGCGCGCGTTTCACCACGCCGGGCACCAGCCTGTATGAGTGGCTGGAGTTTATTGGCCATCCGTTCACCGCCATTTTGCTGGCCTGTCTGGTGGCCATTTATGGCCTGGCTTATCGTCAGGGCATGGACAAAGAGCGCGTGATGCAGATTTGCGGCGCGGCGCTACAGCCTGCGGGCATTATCCTGCTGGTTATCGGTGCTGGCGGCGTCTTTAAGCAGGTTCTGGTGGATTCCGGCGTTGGCCCGGCGTTGGGCAATGCGCTGACCGGGGCGGGTTTACCGGTAGCGCTGGCGTGTTTTGTGCTGGCGGGCGCGGTACGCATTATCCAGGGCTCTGCGACCGTTGCCTGTCTGACCGCCGTCGGCCTGATTATGCCGGTGATTGAGCCGTTGCATTATTCCGGCGCGCAGATGGCCGCGCTGTCGATCTGTATTGCCGGTGGCTCAATTATTTGTAGCCACGTTAACGACGCAGGCTTCTGGCTGTTTGGCCGCTTTACCGGGGCTAGCGAAGGGCAGACGCTGAAAACCTGGACGCTGATGGAAACCATCCTTGGCACCGTGGGGGCGATTGTCGGGATGGTCGCCTTCGAGCTGCTGTCATAG
- the gntK gene encoding gluconokinase, with protein MNTSSPSNHVFVLMGVSGSGKSAVANAVAYQLKAAFLDGDFLHPRVNIEKMSAGHPLNDDDRRPWLQAINDAAFAMQRTNAVSLIVCSALKKSYRDILRKGNPNLSFVYLKGDFDTIESRLRARKGHFFKPQMLVTQFATLEQPGDDESDVRVVDIHQPLDAVVSTTLETIDTAISQIGRAP; from the coding sequence ATGAATACATCTTCTCCGTCCAATCATGTGTTTGTGCTGATGGGCGTATCCGGTAGCGGCAAGTCCGCCGTTGCCAATGCGGTGGCTTATCAGCTGAAGGCGGCGTTCCTTGACGGTGACTTCCTGCATCCACGCGTTAATATCGAAAAAATGTCCGCCGGTCATCCGCTCAATGACGACGACCGTCGTCCGTGGCTACAGGCAATCAACGATGCGGCGTTTGCTATGCAGCGCACCAATGCGGTTTCACTGATTGTCTGCTCGGCGCTGAAAAAAAGTTATCGCGATATTTTGCGCAAGGGGAATCCGAATCTTTCGTTCGTTTACCTGAAAGGGGATTTCGATACCATCGAATCGCGCCTGCGCGCGCGCAAAGGGCACTTCTTTAAACCCCAGATGCTGGTGACACAGTTTGCCACGCTGGAGCAGCCGGGCGACGACGAAAGCGATGTGCGGGTGGTCGATATTCATCAGCCGTTGGACGCGGTCGTCTCCACCACGCTGGAAACCATTGATACAGCCATCTCGCAAATAGGTAGGGCACCATGA
- the gntR gene encoding gluconate operon transcriptional repressor GntR, which produces MKKKRPGLQDVADRIGITKMTVSRYLRHPDQVSAALQSRIAAALDELGYIPNRAPDMLSNATSRAIGVLLPSLTNQVFADVLRGIETVTDRAGYQTMLGHFGYSAEKEELQLRSLLAWNIDGLILTERTHTAASLRMIETAGIPVVETMDCTSPCLDMAVGIDNVEAARQMTQAILKKGYRHTVYLGARLDERTLQKEQGYRLAMLEAGLEPKSVMMEAASSFSAGAMLLCEAQKRYPQTDSLFCTNDDLAVGAMFECQRQGLRVPQQMAIAGFHGHDIARVVAPRLATVQTPRERIGHQAAELLLARIRGERVTQQPVDVGFTIFPGESI; this is translated from the coding sequence ATGAAGAAAAAAAGACCAGGATTACAGGATGTTGCCGATCGCATCGGCATTACAAAAATGACCGTTAGCCGTTATCTGCGTCATCCTGATCAGGTCTCTGCCGCATTGCAGAGCAGGATCGCCGCCGCGCTGGATGAACTTGGCTATATACCCAATCGCGCCCCGGATATGCTGTCCAATGCCACCAGTCGGGCGATTGGCGTGCTGCTGCCCTCTCTGACCAACCAGGTCTTTGCCGACGTGCTGCGCGGTATTGAAACCGTGACCGACAGAGCAGGTTACCAGACGATGTTGGGCCACTTCGGCTACAGCGCCGAGAAAGAAGAGCTGCAGCTACGTTCTCTGCTGGCGTGGAATATTGACGGGCTGATCCTCACCGAACGCACCCACACCGCTGCCAGCCTGCGCATGATTGAAACCGCCGGCATTCCGGTGGTGGAGACAATGGACTGTACCTCGCCCTGTCTTGATATGGCGGTGGGGATCGATAACGTCGAGGCGGCGCGGCAGATGACCCAGGCTATCCTGAAAAAAGGCTACCGGCACACGGTGTACCTTGGTGCTCGCCTCGACGAGCGCACCTTGCAGAAAGAGCAGGGCTATCGCCTGGCTATGCTGGAAGCGGGGCTGGAGCCAAAGAGCGTCATGATGGAAGCGGCGTCCTCTTTTTCCGCCGGAGCCATGCTGCTATGCGAGGCGCAGAAGCGCTATCCGCAAACCGACAGCCTGTTCTGTACCAACGACGATCTGGCCGTGGGGGCAATGTTTGAGTGCCAGCGCCAGGGGCTGCGCGTGCCGCAGCAGATGGCCATCGCCGGATTCCACGGCCACGATATCGCACGGGTAGTGGCACCCCGGCTGGCCACGGTGCAAACGCCGCGTGAACGTATTGGTCACCAGGCGGCGGAGCTGCTGCTTGCGCGCATCCGTGGGGAACGTGTGACTCAGCAACCTGTGGATGTCGGATTTACCATTTTTCCGGGTGAAAGTATCTGA
- a CDS encoding pirin family protein gives MIYLRKAQDRGHANHGWLDSYHTFSFADYYDANFMGFSALRVINEDVIDGGQGFGTHPHKDMEILTYVLSGTVEHQDSMGNKEQIPAGEFQIMSAGTGVRHSEYNASKTVPLHLYQIWIIPERNGIEPRYAQRRFDEVQGRQLVLSPDAREGSLKVYQDMTLSRWALQAGEQGGIEVADGRRIWIQVVKGEVTVNGQQAATSDALAIWDEHSLALTADAAAEILVFDLPAV, from the coding sequence ATGATTTACCTACGTAAAGCACAAGATCGCGGTCATGCTAATCATGGCTGGCTGGACAGCTATCACACCTTCTCTTTCGCGGATTACTACGATGCCAACTTTATGGGCTTTTCGGCGCTGCGGGTGATCAATGAAGATGTGATCGACGGCGGACAGGGGTTTGGCACTCATCCCCATAAGGATATGGAAATTCTCACCTATGTGCTGTCCGGCACCGTTGAGCATCAGGACAGTATGGGTAATAAAGAGCAGATCCCGGCAGGCGAGTTTCAGATTATGAGCGCCGGCACCGGCGTGCGTCACTCGGAGTACAACGCCAGCAAAACCGTGCCGCTGCATCTGTATCAGATTTGGATTATCCCAGAACGTAACGGGATTGAACCGCGTTACGCGCAGCGCCGTTTTGATGAAGTTCAGGGCCGCCAGCTGGTGCTCTCGCCGGATGCGCGTGAGGGATCGCTGAAAGTGTACCAGGATATGACGCTGTCGCGCTGGGCATTGCAGGCGGGCGAGCAGGGCGGTATTGAGGTGGCTGACGGTCGCCGCATTTGGATCCAGGTGGTGAAAGGTGAAGTGACCGTTAACGGTCAACAGGCGGCCACCAGTGATGCCCTGGCGATTTGGGATGAGCACTCCCTTGCACTGACCGCCGATGCCGCTGCGGAGATCCTGGTGTTCGATCTGCCTGCGGTATAA
- a CDS encoding GNAT family N-acetyltransferase: MGEIVIRHVVDEDAGALLQLYSQPDTMADTLQLPHPSLQKWQERISKIPEGTHMLVACIEDRIVGQITLYINGPARRRHTASFGLGVDTHHRRKGVAKAMMCAILDLCDNWLGVERVELTVFADNQAAVGLYEHFGFETEGRARRFALRNGEQVDALYMARLRP; this comes from the coding sequence ATGGGCGAAATAGTGATTCGACATGTGGTCGACGAAGATGCCGGAGCCCTGCTCCAGCTGTATAGCCAGCCAGATACTATGGCCGATACGCTACAGCTGCCGCATCCCTCACTACAGAAATGGCAGGAACGCATTAGCAAAATACCTGAAGGTACACATATGCTGGTCGCCTGCATTGAAGATCGCATCGTTGGACAGATAACGTTATACATCAACGGCCCCGCACGCCGCCGCCATACTGCCAGCTTCGGTCTTGGCGTCGATACTCATCACCGCCGCAAAGGCGTGGCAAAAGCCATGATGTGCGCCATTCTCGACCTGTGTGATAACTGGCTGGGGGTTGAGCGCGTTGAACTGACGGTATTTGCCGATAATCAGGCGGCAGTCGGGCTGTATGAGCATTTCGGTTTTGAAACCGAAGGCCGCGCCCGGCGTTTTGCGCTGCGTAACGGCGAGCAGGTCGATGCGCTATATATGGCGCGTCTCCGCCCATAA
- a CDS encoding type II toxin-antitoxin system RelB/DinJ family antitoxin, producing the protein MVNAKAPGLDLSTVIRMVVNRLAVNAELPKDLLQPNQKTLEAIRNLENGVDIFKGDL; encoded by the coding sequence ATGGTCAATGCGAAAGCGCCTGGCCTGGATTTATCGACCGTTATTCGTATGGTCGTGAATCGTTTAGCTGTAAATGCGGAGCTGCCAAAGGATTTGCTTCAGCCTAACCAGAAAACCTTAGAAGCTATCCGGAACTTAGAAAACGGTGTCGATATTTTCAAAGGAGACTTATAA
- a CDS encoding ParD-like family protein, which translates to MAISIRLDDDFVENVRIHADAESRSVPRQIEHWAKIGRIAEENPDLPYSFIRETLLAQSEVGKNKVTRYVRRTTGK; encoded by the coding sequence ATGGCCATTAGCATTCGTTTAGACGATGATTTCGTTGAGAATGTAAGGATTCATGCTGATGCTGAAAGCCGCAGTGTTCCCAGGCAGATTGAGCACTGGGCAAAAATTGGCAGGATTGCGGAAGAGAATCCCGATCTGCCATACAGTTTTATCCGCGAAACCCTGCTGGCTCAAAGTGAAGTCGGCAAAAATAAGGTCACGCGTTATGTTCGAAGGACCACTGGCAAGTGA